GATTTGGATCAGATTGGCGTCCGTACTCCAGCGAAAACCGAGATTTCCTGTGATCTTTCGGGCAAAATTGTGGTATTGGTCGATGATGTTATCTTTAGTGGGCGCACGATTCGCGCTGCTTTAAATGCGGTGAATGAATACGGTAGACCCCAGGTGATTCAGTTATTAGTTCTGGTCGATCGCGGACATCGTGAGTTACCGATATGTCCCGACTTTACAGGCAAACAGCTACCCACCTCTAGAGACGAACAAGTTAAAGTTTACCTGCAAGATTTTGATGGACGAGATGCTGTGGAGTTAATCAAAGTCTTTTAGTATATCGTTGGCTGAACCCTGCTGCAAACTCTCCTACCCTCCCACCCTGTTCTCATTTTCCAGCACGATGACAGAAACCCAAACGCGCAAAGCCGATCACATCAGAATTTGTCTCAATGAAGATGTGCAGTTTAATCAAATCACCAATGGATTAGAACGCTATCGGTTTACCCACTGTTGTTTACCGGAAATCAACCGCAGTGAGATTGATATCTCTACCGAGTTTCTGGGTAAAACCTTAGGCGCACCCTTACTCATATCCTCCATGACTGGAGGAACCCAACAGGCGCAAACGATTAATTTTCGTCTGGCTGAAGTCGCCCAAACGTATCAATTAGCCATGGGTGTGGGTTCCCAGCGAGTCGCGGTGGAGAATCCACAAGTGGCGGATACCTTTGCCGTGCGATCGCTTGCACCGGATATCTTGTTATTGGCGAATTTGGGTGCGGTTCAACTGAACTACAGTTACGGCTTGGATGAATGCTTGCGCGTGGTGGAACTGTTAGCCGCCGATGCCTTAATTTTGCACCTCAATCCTTTACAGGAATGTATTCAAACGAACGGAGATACAAATTTTCGCGGTTTACTTGACAAAATACACAAATTGTGCTGCAAGTTACCTGTACCTGTGATTGCCAAAGAAGTCGGCAATGGCATCTCAGCCGCCATGACACAGAAACTACTTGACGCAGGCGTAAGCGCCATTGATGTCGCGGGTGCTGGGGGAACGTCTTGGGCAAAAGTTGAAAGTGAACGGGCATTAAATCTCAAGCAACGTCGCTTAGGACAAACCTTTGCCGACTGGGGATTACCCACAGCCGATTGTATCACCAGTATTCGAGACATTGCCCCAGAAGTTCCCCTAATCGCTTCCGGTGGATTACGCAATGGGTTAGAGGTTGCCAAAGCGATCGCGCTGGGTGCAGATTTAGCCGGATTAGCCTTTCCCTTTCTCCAAGCCGCATCAGAGTCTACAGAGGCGGTGGATGAACTCGTAGAGTTATTAATCGCGGAAATAACCACGGTACTCTTTTGTACAGGAAATGCCAATCTGTCTCAATTTAAACAATCGGACGCCTTGCAAAAGCTAAGATGAATGTTTGTAGTAGGCACGAAGCGTGCCAGAAGCGAAGACAGCGCTGACTACAAACTCTCAATTCAGTGACATTCAAGTTAGGATGAATGTTGCTGATTTAAGCCTTTTTGGATCACCGTAACCCTTGATATACCGTAGGGTGGGTTGAGCGAAGTCGAAACCCACCAGCCTTAATTCATTACCATTCAAGTTAGTATAGAAGCAGTTGTGCGTCAGGATAGCTATAGTTTCCTAGTCTGACACTCAGCGCTGGTTAAAACAAGTCCATACAGGAAAGCCTATAACGGAGCAACCCATTAATCAACTCAATCCACGAACTAGGAAACTTGACTCTCTGTTCAACTCTTATCATAAATCCATTGGAAACGCTTCAGACAACAACTAAACATAAACAACAGATAACGAATAACTCATAACGGATAACCAGAAAATGCGTAAATTCATTACACAAACTCTTGCCAGTATGTTGGGTAGCCTACTTGGTTTTACCTTATTTTTCGGTATTGGCACTGTTGGACTGGTTAGTTTAATTATCACCGCCGCATCTAGAGATACTGGACCCCAAGTTAAAGATAAATCGGTACTGGTTTTTGACTTATCCTTAACCGTTCGGGATACCGATCCCACATCCAGCACCAGTCGCGCGATTGAAGAAGCACTATCTGGAGAAGAAACCGACACGATTACATTACGCAAGGTTATCGATACCTTAAACACGGCGGCTGAGGATTCACGAATTGTGGCGCTTTACCTGGATGGATCACAGACAAGCACCAGTAGTGGTACCGGATTTGCCACGCTGAAAGAAGTCAGAGAAGCATTAGAACGGTTCAAAGAAAGCGGCAAAAAAATTATCGCCTACGATGTAGATTCTGGAGAAGGAGAATATTATCTAAGTTCAATCGCCGATACAATTGTCCTCAATCCCATGGGTAGCCTGGAAATGAATGGCTTTAGTTCTCAGCCCATGTTTTTCACTGGAGCCTTGGAAAAATTTGGCATTGGAATTCAGGTGATTCGGGTAGGCAAATATAAGTCAGCCGTAGAACCCTTTGTATTGAAAGAATTGAGTCAAGAAAACCGACAGCAGATGCAAGCGTTACTCGGAGATCTGTGGACAGAATTTCGGACAACGGTGGGGAAAAGCCGTCAAGTAACACCTCAAGAGTTACAAGCGATCGCGGATACTCAAGGTATTGTCTTAGCATCGGATGCGATCGGACGCCGCTTAGTCGATAAAGTGGGCTATTACGATGAAGTTATTGCCCAACTTCAGGAACTCACGGGTGAAAGTGAAACAGAGAAATCCTTTCGTCAGGTTCACCTGTCCACCTATGCTGATATCGCCGATAAACCTGAACATCAACGCGCTTCTAAAAATAAAATTGCTGTCCTTTATGCCAGTGGTGAAATTGTTGATGGTGAAGGAAGTGTCCAAGAGGTGGGAGGGGAATCCTTTGCCGCACAAATGCGAAAATTGCGCCTTGATGATTCAGTAAAAGCTGTTGTCTTACGAGTGAATAGTCCGGGAGGTAGTGCTACCGCATCTGAGATTATTCAACGGGAAGTCAAACTTACTCGCGACTCCAAACCTGTCATTATTTCCATGGGAGATATTGCTGCATCTGGGGGATATTGGATTTCCACCTATGGTAACCGAATTTTTGCCGAACCCAATACTGTAACGGGTTCAATTGGCGTGTTTGGATTATTGATGAATGTCCAGCAAATTGCCAACGAGAATGGAATTACGTGGGATGTCGTGAAAACGGGACGTTTTGCGGATACCCAAACCGTTTCTCGTCCCAAAACCACTCAAGAGTTAGCCCTGATTCAAAAAATAGTTGACCAAGTTTACTCTAAATTCTTGGACAAAGTGGCTGAGTCCCGTAAGTTACCCAAAGATAAAGTTGCTCAAATTGCTCAAGGGCGAGTGTGGTCAGGTATTGATGCGAAACAGTTGGGATTAGTCGATGAAATTGGTGGACTCGATGATGCAATTGAGTATGCGGTTAAAGAGGCAAATTTAGGCGAGGATTGGAAATTAGAAGAATATCCTCGTTTCCAAACCTTGGAAGAGCGTTTGATTGAAGAGTTTGTCGGGAATGATAGTAATACTACGCGACAGCCTGATCCCTTAATGGCAGAGTTCATGAAATTGAAAGAGGATTTGGCAATGTTACAGGCGCTGAATGATCCGAAAGGGATTTATGCGCGTCTACCGTTTAATTGGCGGTTCGATTGAGGAAAGTAGGCGATAAAATCGCTACACAAACTAAGTCCGCCTGCGCGGACTGGATTATAAAAGGAGTCGTTAAGTAAACGGAATAACTATGACAACTCAAATTACCATAACTTTGTCAGATGACATATACCAAAAAGCTGAATATTTTGCCCAAATGACTAACCGCAATGTGGCTGATGTCTTGGCGCAAGTCATTGACCTTTCTTTCTCTCCGCTTACGCCCAAAGCGGCATGGACTGAGAATAGAGAAAGTTTATCAGTTGCTACGCTTTCTAATCAGGAGGTTATCGCTTTAACTGAATCGCAGATGACACCTGAACAAGACCAACGCTTAAGCGAATTGCTCTATAATCAACAGGCGGGAACGCTGACAGATGCTGAACGTTCTCAACTGTGGGCTTTGATGCAAGTTTATCAAGAGAAACTATTACTTAAAGCTCAGGCATTACGTGAGGCAGTTCAGCGAGGCTTGCGAGAACCTTTAAATACATGAACACAGGCTGGATATCTGAAACAGTGCGGGACAAAATTCGCACCCAAGCTGGTAATTAATGCGGTTACTGTCGTAGTTTACAGAAATATGTTTTGGGAGTTTTGGAAATTGAACATATTATTCCTAAAGCAAAAGGAGGTACAGATGAGGAAGATAATTTATGGTTAGCTTGTCGTCTATGTAACAGTTATAAGGGGATACAAAGCGATGCAGAAGACCCACTAACTGGTAAAAGAGTGAAGCTATTTAATCCGAGAAAGCAAAAATGGTCAAGACATTTTGCATGGAGCGAGGATGGCACTCAAATTCTGGGACGTACTGCCTGCGGTCGAGCCACCGTTATAGCCCTACAACTGAACAATATCGTATCAGTTACAGTTAGACAACAATGGGTCATAGCCGGTTGGCATCCTCCCACATCAAACTGAGTTTAACCCAACATGATAATATACAGCAGTTTGCTCTGCTATGCGGTACCTTGTCGATCCCCCTAAATCCCCCTTAAAAAGGGGGACTTTGATCTACTGTACTTTATTACAGCGCTTTGCGCTGTAAGATCTCCCCCACCTCAAATATCACTGGTAAGAACAACAGCCGAATCCATCACCTGTGGTGAGAAATCTCATGCAACTAAAGGCGGAAAAAAGCACATTATATTCAGAAAATCTGTAGGGTGCGTTAGCGTAGCGTAACGCACCATTGCCACTGACGTTTATCAGTTAATATTTGTATTTTTCCTGGTTTACACTAGACTTAAGTCAAAATTACGAAATTGCGTAAACATAAAGTACCAGTGAAGAAAGCTGTATTCATGAATTCAGCCAAGCTTGATTGGTATATTATTAAGCTGCAATTCCCTTAGTTGATCAGGGGATATGGCTTAGTGATTGAATAGGGTGGTAAAAATGGTGTCATCACAAGCTAATCACCATTCATCTTTCTTATTGGAGTAT
The nucleotide sequence above comes from Coleofasciculus chthonoplastes PCC 7420. Encoded proteins:
- the pyrR gene encoding bifunctional pyr operon transcriptional regulator/uracil phosphoribosyltransferase PyrR, translated to MPTQTIEILSPEELRRTVTRLASEVIERAGDVSKLVLLGIYTRGVPLAKLLGRQIEMLEQESVAVGAIDITFYRDDLDQIGVRTPAKTEISCDLSGKIVVLVDDVIFSGRTIRAALNAVNEYGRPQVIQLLVLVDRGHRELPICPDFTGKQLPTSRDEQVKVYLQDFDGRDAVELIKVF
- the fni gene encoding type 2 isopentenyl-diphosphate Delta-isomerase, whose product is MTETQTRKADHIRICLNEDVQFNQITNGLERYRFTHCCLPEINRSEIDISTEFLGKTLGAPLLISSMTGGTQQAQTINFRLAEVAQTYQLAMGVGSQRVAVENPQVADTFAVRSLAPDILLLANLGAVQLNYSYGLDECLRVVELLAADALILHLNPLQECIQTNGDTNFRGLLDKIHKLCCKLPVPVIAKEVGNGISAAMTQKLLDAGVSAIDVAGAGGTSWAKVESERALNLKQRRLGQTFADWGLPTADCITSIRDIAPEVPLIASGGLRNGLEVAKAIALGADLAGLAFPFLQAASESTEAVDELVELLIAEITTVLFCTGNANLSQFKQSDALQKLR
- the sppA gene encoding signal peptide peptidase SppA, translating into MRKFITQTLASMLGSLLGFTLFFGIGTVGLVSLIITAASRDTGPQVKDKSVLVFDLSLTVRDTDPTSSTSRAIEEALSGEETDTITLRKVIDTLNTAAEDSRIVALYLDGSQTSTSSGTGFATLKEVREALERFKESGKKIIAYDVDSGEGEYYLSSIADTIVLNPMGSLEMNGFSSQPMFFTGALEKFGIGIQVIRVGKYKSAVEPFVLKELSQENRQQMQALLGDLWTEFRTTVGKSRQVTPQELQAIADTQGIVLASDAIGRRLVDKVGYYDEVIAQLQELTGESETEKSFRQVHLSTYADIADKPEHQRASKNKIAVLYASGEIVDGEGSVQEVGGESFAAQMRKLRLDDSVKAVVLRVNSPGGSATASEIIQREVKLTRDSKPVIISMGDIAASGGYWISTYGNRIFAEPNTVTGSIGVFGLLMNVQQIANENGITWDVVKTGRFADTQTVSRPKTTQELALIQKIVDQVYSKFLDKVAESRKLPKDKVAQIAQGRVWSGIDAKQLGLVDEIGGLDDAIEYAVKEANLGEDWKLEEYPRFQTLEERLIEEFVGNDSNTTRQPDPLMAEFMKLKEDLAMLQALNDPKGIYARLPFNWRFD